The DNA segment GCAGCAGCAGGAACGGGGTGCCGCCGTCGTCCTCCAGCGCCCACAGCCCGATCTCGGGGGCGACCACCGACTCGTACCGGTCGCCGCTGAACACCATCCGGGGGCGGTGCCCGCGGTAGTCGACCAGCGCGTCGACGTCGAACCGGGCGATCAGCGTCGCCGGCAGGGCGTCGAGCAGGTGCGCGCCGGCCAGGGCGCCGGCGTGGGCGGCGTCGAACTCACCGGCCAGGTCGTGGACGAGGACCAGCCCGGCGCGCTCCTCGGGCGACGAGACCGCCGCCTCGCGGGCGAGGAGCGGCTCGGCGTCGGGGAGCACCTCGACGAGATCCTCCGGTCGCTGCGGCACGGCTCGGTCCTCCCAGGGGATCAGGGTCTTCTCACCGGTGAAGCCGCAGCCGGCGCCGGGCATTCCCGAGCAGCCCGCGACCGCCGGCCGCGACCTCGGCCGGGGTGGCGTCCTCGGACTCGGGGTTCACCGGCGGCTCGGCCTCCGCGGGCCGGCGCACCAGCTGGGCGCCGGAGGAGTCCCCGGTGAGCTGGTGGGTGGTGCCGTCCGGGCCGACCTCCGGCGTGAGGCCGTCGAGCTGGTCGCGGCCGTACCGGTAGGCCACCGCGATCAGCGCCGCGACCGGCACCGAGAGGAAGGCGCCGATGATGCCGGCCAGGCTGCTGCCGGCGGTCACCGCGAGGATGACCACCGCCGCGTGCAGGTTCAGGCCGCGCCCCTGGATGATCGGCTGCAGGACGTTGCCCTCGAGCTGCTGCACCAGCAGCACGATGACCAGGATCCAGATCGCCGTCGTGACCCCGTTGCTCACCAGCGCGATGAGCACGGCGAACGCGCCGGCGACGAACGCACCGATGATCGGGATGAACGCGCCGAAGAAGGTCAGCACCGCCAGCGGCAGCACCAGCGGCACGTCGAAGACGAGCAGCCCGAGCCCGATGAAGAACGCGTCGACGAAGCCGACCAGCGCCTGCTGGCGGATGAACTCCGACAGCGTCGTCCAGGCCTTGCCGGAGAGCGCGGCCACGTGCGGCGCGGCCCGCGGCCCGGTCTGGGCGGCCAGCCACGGCGTCCACTTGGGGCCGTCCTTGAGGAAGAAGAAGGCCAGCACCAGCGCCAGGACCAGGTTGACCAGCGCGTTGCCGATCGTGGTCGCGGTGGTGACCGCGTAGCCGGCGATGTTCTGGGCGTTGCTCTGCACAGTGTTGATCACCGAGTCGACGGCGTTGCCGACCTGCTCGTCGCCCAGGTTGAACGGCGGACCGGCCAGGTACTCCTGGACCTGCTGCAGGCCGCCGGTCACGCCGTCGGCGAGCTCCTCGACCTGGCCGACGACCTGCGGCGCGATCACCGCGATGATGCCGCCGATCGCGGCGAGGAAGACCAGCAGCACCGTCGCCGACGCCAGCGCCGGGGGCCAGTGGTGCTTGCGGAGGAACCGGGTGGCCGGCCACAGCACGGTGGTGAACAGCAGCCCGAGGACGACGGGGAGCAGGACGACCCACAGCTTGCCGAAGACGTAGCCGAGGATCACCAGGGCGATCACGATCAGGATCAGCTGGGCCGAGGCGATCGCGACGCTGCGGGTGGCCGCCGCCATGCGCTGGGAGCGCTGGGGACCCGGGACGGGTGCCCGGGTGCCGACGTTCTCGCTCTCGTCGGTCGGGCGGGTGTCGTCGGGGCCGACGGACGTCGCGCCGCTGGCCCCGGTCGTCGGGGAGGGGGCGGCGGGCGGGGCGTCGGCCGTCGGAGAGGCCCCGGCCGTCGGGCGGTCGGCGGCCGTGAGCGGCTCGGCGGAACGGTCGGCGGACATGCGTTGATCCCAACACACAGCGGGCCAGCGCACCGGTCCACCGCGACCGTGGCGTGATCTCCGACCGGCCGCTGTCGGACCCGGGTCGTAGGTTCACCCCATGCCAAGGACCGCCACCGCCGACCGGGTCGAGCGCGACGAGCTGCTCGCCTTCCTCCGTCCCCGGCACAAGGCCCTGCTGCTCACCCGCCGCAGCGACGGCTCGGCGCAGCTGTCCCCGGTCTCCTGCGGCGTCGACGAGCAGGGCCGGGTGGTGGTCTCCACCTACCCGCAGCGCGCCAAGGCGGTCAACGCGCGGCGCGACCCGCAGGTGTCGCTCTGCGTGCTCTCCGACGACTTCGACGGGCCCTGGGTGCAGGTCGACGGGCAGGCCGAGGTGCTCGACCTCCCCGAGGCCCTCGAGCCGCTGGTCGACTACTACCGCGCGATCAGCGGCGAGCACCCGGACTGGGCGGAGTACCGCGCCGCCATGGCGCGGCAGGGCAAGTCGCTGCTGCGGGTGACCATCGAGCGCTGGGGCCCGGTCGCCACCGGCGGCTTCCCGCCCGAGCTCGCCGGCTCCTGACCCCGCCGGTGCTTGCCAAGTCTGCAGGCTTGCTTTTGCCCCTGCAAGGTGCTGGACTTGCGGAATGCCGTTCGTGCTGACCGTGGACCAGCGGGGGAGCAGGCGCAGCGCCGACCGGGTGCCCGGGGTGCTGAGCGCGCTGTCGGGGGTGCCCACCGTGCTCCGGTTCGAGCGCACCGCCGGTGACGAGTTCCAGGGCGTGCTCGACGACCCCGCGGTGGTCGTCGACGTGGTCCGCCGGCTGGTCCGCGACGGTGGCTGGAGCGTCGGGATCGGCGCCGGGCCGGTGCAGACCCCGCTGCCCGGCAGCACCCGCGCGGGCGCCGGGGCGGCCTTCATCGCGGCCCGCAGCGCGGTCGAGGCGGCCAAGCGGCGCCCGGTCCGGGTCGCCGTCCGGGGCGCGGCCGTCGAGCCGGCCGCCGACGCGCAGGCCGTGCTCACCGCCCTCGCCGCGCTGGTCGAGCGGCGCAGCGACCAGGCCTGGGAGGCGATCGGCCTGGTCGAGGCCGGCCGCACCCAGGCCGAGGCCGCCACGGAGCTCGGCATCTCCCGGCAGGCGGTCGGGCAGCGGCTGGCCGCCGGGCTGTGGGAGGTCGAGCGCGACCTGCGCCCGGCCGCGGCCCGGCTGCTGGCGCGGGCGGTCGGATGACCATCGCCGTGCTGGTGCTGCTCGGCGTGCTCGCCGTCGCCGGTGCCGGCCTGACCCCGCGCAGCGACACCCGGCGCAGCGCGCTCAGCGCCGGGCTGCTGGTGGTGGTGCTCGGCGTCGCCGGCGCGCTGGCCTGGCGGACCGGCCGGGTGGGGGAGCAGGTGCAGGCCGTCGGGGTGCTGCTCGCGGTGGCCGCCGCGGCCCTCGGCGGGGGCCCGGTCGCGACCGCGGTGCTCCGCGCCGCCGACCCCGACCGGGGGCCGTCCCGCCGCCGGGCGTCGGACCCGGAGGTGCTGCGCGGCGGCACCTGGATCGGCGTCCTGGAGCGCACCGCCATCGCCGCGACGGTGCTCGCCGGGTTCGCCGAGGGGCTCGCGGTCCTGATCGCGGTGAAGGGCCTCGGGCGGTTCAACGAGCTGAAGGCCCCGGTCGCCTCGGAGCGCTTCATCATCGGCACGCTGGCCAGCGGCCTGTGGGCCCTCGCCTGTGTCGGCGTCGCCGTCCTGCTCCGCAGCTGACGAGGCTCCTCCGCTAGTCGGTGAAGACCTCGATCTGGGCGCCCATCTCGACCAGGCGTTCGTAGAGCTGCTCGTAGCCGCGGGCGATGATGTCCACGTTGCGCAGCACCGACGTGCCCTTGGCGGCCAGCATGGCCAGCAGGATGCAGACCGCCGGGCGCAGCGCGGGCGGGCAGACGATCTCCGCGCCCGACCAGCGGGTCGGCCCGGAGACCAGCACCCGGTGCGGGTCGAGCAGCCGGACGTCGGCGCCCAGCCGGGTCAGGTCGGACAGGTGGATCGCCCGGTTGTCGTAGACCCAGTCGTGGATCACCGTCTCGCCGGTCGCGGTGGCGGCGATGACCGCGAAGAAGGGCAGGTTGTCGATGTTGAGCCCCGGGAAGGGCATCGGGTGCACCTTGTCGATGGGCGCCCGCAGCTGCGAGGGGTGGATGGTGACGTCGACCAGCCGGGTGCGGCCGTTGTCGGCGGCGTACTCCGGCGAGAGGTCGAACCGCAGCCCCATCTCGGCCAGGATGGCCAGCTCGATCTCCAGGAACTCGATCGGCGCCCGCCGCACGGTGAGCTCCGAGCCGGTGACGATGCCGGCGGTCAGCAGGCTCATCGCCTCCACCGGGTCCTCACTGATGGTGTGGTCGACGTCGGCGTCCAGCACCGGGCGGCCGGTGACCACCAGCGTCGTCGTCCCGAAGCCGGTGATGCCCACGCCGAGCTTCTCCAGGTAGAGGCAGAGGTCCTGGACCATGTAGTTCGGGCTGGCGTTGCGGATGGTGGTCGTGCCCTCGTGCCGGGCGGCGGCCAGCAGCGCGTTCTCGGTGACGGTGTCGCCGCGCTCGGTCAGCACGATCGTGCGGTCGCTGCCCGGGCGGCGGGTGACGGTGGCGTGGTACTCGCCGGCGTGCGCCTCGACGTCCAGGCCGAAGGGCCGCAGCGCGATCATGTGCGGCTGCACGGTGCGCGTGCCCAGGTCGCAGCCGCCGGCGTAGGGCAGCTGGAACTCCTCGGCCCGGTGCAGCAGCGGCCCGAGGAACATGATGATGCTGCGGGTCCGGCGGGCCGCGTCGGCGTCGATCGCGGACAGGTCCAGCCGCTCCGGGACGACGATCGTCAGGTCGCGGCCGGCGCCGTCCCAGGTCGCCTGGACGCCGATCGAGGTCAGCACGTCCAGGATCCGGTCGACCTCGACGATCCGGGAGACGTTGCGCAGCGTCGTCCGGCCGCGGTTGAGCAGCGAGGCGCACAGCAGGGCCACCGCGGCGTTCTTCGACGACTTCACCGTCACGCTGCCGTGCAGCGGGGTACCGCCGGTGACCCGCAGGTGGGTGGGGCCGGTCCGGCCGACGGTGATCAGCTCGCTCTCCAGCGCGGCCGACAACCGGCCGAGCAGCTCCAGCGTCAGGTTCTGGTTGCCCTGCTCGATCCGGGCGATCGCGCTCTGGCTGGTGCCCAGCCGGTCGGCGAGCTGGGACTGGGTGAGGCCGTGGTGCCGGCGGGCGTCGCGGACCAGGGCGCCGATCTGGCGGAGCGACTGGCCGGTGGTGTCATCGGTGAGCGTCATCGGCGGGCACCATATCTCACACATGAGATGCGGACGGTCTGGTGGTGCCGGGTGTCGGCGCGCCACCATGCGGCGTGACCTGGTTCTGGCTCGTCGTGCTCGCCGCTCTCGGCACGCTGCTGCTGGCCGCCTGGCGGATGGACCGCGCGGTCCGCCGCCGCGGCTCCCGGGTGCTCCACCACGCCGACGTGTGGCGGGACGTCCGGGACTCCCGGCGGGACGTCGAGGCGACGAACCCGTTCAGCAGCGACAACTCGTGGAGCAGCTGGAGCCGGCGCAACCGCCGGTGACGGCCGCGGGTGCCGCCGGGATGATCACCCGGCAGGATGGGCAGGCCGACCCGGTACCTGCTGCGAGGAGAACCCGTGTCCGAGACCCCGGCGCCCACCGGCGCCGTCGCCCATCCCGACCTGCTCGCCGTCTACGTCAACGACCACATCGCGTCGGCGGCCGGCGGCATCGAGCTCGTCACCCGGATGATCGGCGCGCACCGGGGCAGCGCCCACGAGGACGGCCTGCGCCAGCTGCTCGACGAGCTGCGCCAGGAGAAGAGCGACCTGACCGCCACCGCGCGGTCGCTGGACCTGCCGGTGCGGCAGTACAAGCAGGTGGCCGTGTGGGTCGCGGAGAAGGCCAGCCGGCTCAAGCTCAACGGGCACGTGCTCAGCCGCTCGCCGCTCAGCTCGCTGGTCGAGTTCGAGTTCCTGGCCTCCGCCGTCCGCGGCAAGCGCAGCGGCTTCGAGACCCTTCGGATCGCCGCGGAGGTCGACCCGCGGATCGACAAGGTCCTCCTCGACTCGCTGATCGACCAGGCCAACCGGCAGTTCCACTGGCTCACCGAGGCGCGGCGCCAGGTGGCCGCCACGATCTTCGGCGGCGATCCGGGCGTGCTGGCCGACGTCGACGAGGCCTGACCGCGCGAGGCTCCCGGCCCGCAGGTAGAACTCCGGGCATGTGCCACGACCACGACAGCCGCCCGCCCGCCCCGCCCCGCTCCGGGGACGTGGCCGAGCGCGGCACGCTCACCCTCACCGCCGCCGACGGCACCGAGTTCTCCGCCGCCTACGCCGCCCCGGCCGCGCGGCCGCGCGCCGGCGTGGTGATCCTGCCCGACATCCGCGGCCTGCACCCCTACTACGTGGCGCTGGCCGAGCGGTTCGCCGAAGCGGGGCTCCCCGCGGTCGCCGTCGACTACTTCGGGCGCACCGCCGGCGTCGCGGAGGGCGGTACCCGCGGCGAGGACTTCGACTGGCAGAGCCACATCCCGCAGACCACCCCGGCCGGGGTGGACGCCGACACCGCCGCGGGCATCGCGTACCTGCGCAGCCGGACCGAGGCCACCTTGCCGGTCGTCACCGTCGGGTTCTGCTTCGGCGGCAGCCACGCCTGGCGGCAGTCCGCCGCCGAGCTCGACCTGGCCGGCAGCGCCGGCTTCTACGGCAAGCCCAGCATGGTGGGCGAGGCGGCCGACGCCGCCCGCCGGCCGGTCGTGATGATCATCGCCGGGGCGGACGCGGCCACGCCGGTGGAGGACCAGCGCGCCCTCGCCGCGACCATGCGCGCCGCGGGTGCCGACGTCGACGACGTGGTCTACGAGGGGGCGCCGCACTCCTTCTTCGACCGCGCCTTCGGTGAGTGGGCCGAGGCCTGCGACGACGCGTGGCGGCACGTGCTCGCCCTCACCGACCGGGTCGCCGCGGGCTGAGGGCCCCGGTCCGCCTCCGCTGCCGGCCACCTAGGGTCGGCAGCGTGAGCGAACCGATCGACCCGGGTGTCATCGCGCTGGCCGCGAAGGTCTTCGACCTCGCGCGGGAGGGCGACACCGAGCAGCTGACCGCCTACCTGGACGCCGGGGTGCCGGCCAACCTGACCAACGACAAGGGCGACACCCTGCTCATCCTGGCCGCGTACCGCGGGCACGTGGACACCGTCGCGGCGCTGCTGGAGCGCGGCGCGGACCACTCGCGGATCAACGACCGGGGGCAGAGCCCCCTGGCGGCGGCGGTCTTCAAGCAGTCGGCCGGCGCGGTGCGCGCTCTCCTCGCCGCCGGCGCCGACCCGGACGCCGGTTCCCCCAGCGCGCGGGCGACCGCGGAGTTCTTCGACCTGCCGGAGATGTCCGCGCTGCTCAACGGCTGACCGGTGCGGTCCGCCCGGCGGGCTCCGGCACCCGCCCGGGGGCGGGCAGGGCGGCGGTGAGCGCCGCGAGGAGGACGCAGGCGCCCAGCCCGACCAGCCCGATGGCGGTGTAGCCGGAGCTGTCCGGGAACTCCGCCCCGGGGTCGGTCGCGGCCTCCAGCACGGTGGCGCCCAGCGCGCTGCCGACGGCGAACCCGATGTAGCGCAGCACCTGGTTGAGGCTCATCGCGCTGCCGGTCTCGCCGGCCGGGACGGCGGAGACGATCAGCGCGGGCAGGGCGGCGAACACCGTGCCCACCCCGAGCCCGGCGACGGCCATGGCGGCGAACACCTGCCACAGGTCGGTGCGGACGAAGGCGAACAGCACCTCGCCGGTGCCGAGCAGCACCGCCCCCGCGGGCAGCACCCAGCGCCTCCCGACGGCCCGCTCCAGGGTCCGGGCGAGCCGGCTGGCCAGGAAGCTGGCGACCGAGAACGGCAGCAGGACCAGCCCGGCGACGACGATCGACGTCCCGAACCCGTAACCGGTGGACGTCGGCGTCTGGGCGAGCCGGGGCACCGAGGACAGCAGCAGGTAGTTGGCCAGCCCGACCAGCAGCGCCGCGCCGTGCGCGGTGGCCGCGGTGCGGCCGCGCGCCAGCCGCAGGTCGACCAGCGGCGCCGGTGCCCGCAGCTGCCACACCGCCCAGGCGACCAGGGTCACCACCGCCACGACGGCGAGCCCGAGCACCGCCGGTGAGGTCCAGCCCCACGTCTCCGCCTCGCCGAGCGCCAGCAGCCCGGAGGCCAGGCCGGTGCCCAGCAGCAGCGCGCCCGCGACGTCCAGCCGCTGCGGCGGGACCTGCGGCGACGCCGGGTAGACCAGCGCCGCGGCGACGATGGCCAGCGCGCTGGCGCCCGCGCCGAACCAGAACGCGGTGTGCACCCCGCCGAACTCGGCGATCGCGCCGGTGAGCGGGTAGCCCAGCCCGACCCCGGCCGCGACGGTCACTGACAGCGCGGCGACCGTGGACCGGGACCGCTCGCCGGCCAGCGCGGTGCGGGCGGTCGCGATGGCCAGCGGGGTGATGGCCAGCCCCAGGCCCTGCAGCCCTCGGCCGGCGACCAGCCAGCCCAGGCCGAGCGGCAGCGCGGCGAGCACGCTGCCCAGCAGCACGACGGAGAGCA comes from the Modestobacter italicus genome and includes:
- a CDS encoding dienelactone hydrolase family protein translates to MCHDHDSRPPAPPRSGDVAERGTLTLTAADGTEFSAAYAAPAARPRAGVVILPDIRGLHPYYVALAERFAEAGLPAVAVDYFGRTAGVAEGGTRGEDFDWQSHIPQTTPAGVDADTAAGIAYLRSRTEATLPVVTVGFCFGGSHAWRQSAAELDLAGSAGFYGKPSMVGEAADAARRPVVMIIAGADAATPVEDQRALAATMRAAGADVDDVVYEGAPHSFFDRAFGEWAEACDDAWRHVLALTDRVAAG
- a CDS encoding ankyrin repeat domain-containing protein, which codes for MSEPIDPGVIALAAKVFDLAREGDTEQLTAYLDAGVPANLTNDKGDTLLILAAYRGHVDTVAALLERGADHSRINDRGQSPLAAAVFKQSAGAVRALLAAGADPDAGSPSARATAEFFDLPEMSALLNG
- a CDS encoding PPOX class F420-dependent oxidoreductase, translating into MPRTATADRVERDELLAFLRPRHKALLLTRRSDGSAQLSPVSCGVDEQGRVVVSTYPQRAKAVNARRDPQVSLCVLSDDFDGPWVQVDGQAEVLDLPEALEPLVDYYRAISGEHPDWAEYRAAMARQGKSLLRVTIERWGPVATGGFPPELAGS
- a CDS encoding helix-turn-helix domain-containing protein, with amino-acid sequence MTLTDDTTGQSLRQIGALVRDARRHHGLTQSQLADRLGTSQSAIARIEQGNQNLTLELLGRLSAALESELITVGRTGPTHLRVTGGTPLHGSVTVKSSKNAAVALLCASLLNRGRTTLRNVSRIVEVDRILDVLTSIGVQATWDGAGRDLTIVVPERLDLSAIDADAARRTRSIIMFLGPLLHRAEEFQLPYAGGCDLGTRTVQPHMIALRPFGLDVEAHAGEYHATVTRRPGSDRTIVLTERGDTVTENALLAAARHEGTTTIRNASPNYMVQDLCLYLEKLGVGITGFGTTTLVVTGRPVLDADVDHTISEDPVEAMSLLTAGIVTGSELTVRRAPIEFLEIELAILAEMGLRFDLSPEYAADNGRTRLVDVTIHPSQLRAPIDKVHPMPFPGLNIDNLPFFAVIAATATGETVIHDWVYDNRAIHLSDLTRLGADVRLLDPHRVLVSGPTRWSGAEIVCPPALRPAVCILLAMLAAKGTSVLRNVDIIARGYEQLYERLVEMGAQIEVFTD
- a CDS encoding MFS transporter gives rise to the protein MSTSGTPAPPAARPGLVPVLVYLAMLVAVISSLGAPLIPAIAAANDVSVTSAQWALTVTLVVGAVATPVVGRLGDGRHRRAVVLVVLSVVLLGSVLAALPLGLGWLVAGRGLQGLGLAITPLAIATARTALAGERSRSTVAALSVTVAAGVGLGYPLTGAIAEFGGVHTAFWFGAGASALAIVAAALVYPASPQVPPQRLDVAGALLLGTGLASGLLALGEAETWGWTSPAVLGLAVVAVVTLVAWAVWQLRAPAPLVDLRLARGRTAATAHGAALLVGLANYLLLSSVPRLAQTPTSTGYGFGTSIVVAGLVLLPFSVASFLASRLARTLERAVGRRWVLPAGAVLLGTGEVLFAFVRTDLWQVFAAMAVAGLGVGTVFAALPALIVSAVPAGETGSAMSLNQVLRYIGFAVGSALGATVLEAATDPGAEFPDSSGYTAIGLVGLGACVLLAALTAALPAPGRVPEPAGRTAPVSR
- a CDS encoding AI-2E family transporter, which translates into the protein MSADRSAEPLTAADRPTAGASPTADAPPAAPSPTTGASGATSVGPDDTRPTDESENVGTRAPVPGPQRSQRMAAATRSVAIASAQLILIVIALVILGYVFGKLWVVLLPVVLGLLFTTVLWPATRFLRKHHWPPALASATVLLVFLAAIGGIIAVIAPQVVGQVEELADGVTGGLQQVQEYLAGPPFNLGDEQVGNAVDSVINTVQSNAQNIAGYAVTTATTIGNALVNLVLALVLAFFFLKDGPKWTPWLAAQTGPRAAPHVAALSGKAWTTLSEFIRQQALVGFVDAFFIGLGLLVFDVPLVLPLAVLTFFGAFIPIIGAFVAGAFAVLIALVSNGVTTAIWILVIVLLVQQLEGNVLQPIIQGRGLNLHAAVVILAVTAGSSLAGIIGAFLSVPVAALIAVAYRYGRDQLDGLTPEVGPDGTTHQLTGDSSGAQLVRRPAEAEPPVNPESEDATPAEVAAGGRGLLGNARRRLRLHR